Proteins co-encoded in one Prescottella sp. R16 genomic window:
- a CDS encoding tyrosine-protein phosphatase: MKPGPTAESAPTRQFTLQGAHNVRDLGGYATTDGRSTVWGRVFRAGSLSALTADDVRALEGAGVGTVVDFRGADEIAKAGPDMLPAGVARVDIPLLDESTQLLSEAIQSAMATGNGTAMEKMLGNGRAQRIGYESFVDQLGKPETMAGYAETLRLIANSDDALVFHCTAGKDRTGMMAALLLGLLGVPDETIVDDFVLSNEYNRERNDKTYAFLSGKGVDVELVRPLTEQSPGKIRPVLEAVHDRYGGWDEFAATVLGLDPATPARLRDTLLTRRAFR, encoded by the coding sequence GTGAAACCTGGACCCACCGCCGAATCCGCTCCGACCCGGCAGTTCACGCTGCAGGGAGCCCACAACGTCCGAGACCTCGGGGGATACGCCACCACCGACGGGCGGTCGACCGTATGGGGCCGGGTGTTCCGGGCCGGCAGTCTCAGCGCACTCACGGCGGACGACGTCCGTGCGCTGGAAGGTGCCGGCGTGGGCACGGTCGTCGACTTCCGCGGCGCCGACGAAATCGCGAAGGCAGGCCCGGACATGCTCCCCGCCGGGGTCGCGCGGGTCGACATCCCGCTGCTCGACGAGAGCACCCAGCTCCTGTCGGAAGCCATCCAATCGGCGATGGCGACGGGAAACGGAACCGCGATGGAGAAGATGCTCGGCAACGGACGAGCACAGCGCATCGGGTACGAGAGCTTCGTCGACCAGCTCGGCAAGCCCGAGACCATGGCGGGCTATGCGGAAACGTTGCGGCTCATCGCGAACTCCGACGATGCGCTCGTCTTCCACTGCACCGCGGGCAAGGACCGTACCGGCATGATGGCTGCACTTCTGCTCGGGCTGCTCGGCGTCCCCGACGAGACGATCGTCGACGACTTCGTTCTCTCCAACGAGTACAACCGGGAACGCAACGACAAGACCTATGCGTTCCTCTCCGGGAAAGGCGTCGACGTCGAACTCGTCCGCCCGCTGACCGAGCAGAGCCCCGGCAAGATCCGCCCGGTGCTCGAGGCCGTCCACGATCGGTACGGCGGCTGGGACGAATTCGCGGCGACCGTCCTCGGCCTCGACCCTGCTACACCGGCGAGGCTCCGGGACACGCTGCTCACCCGGCGCGCATTCCGGTAG